The genomic DNA acacacttgcatGCAGGCAAACTTTTTTCATATCACCAGACATTCAGGAGGTGAGacattaaagttgctgtaaAAACATTCCGAAAAACAGGCAGCTGGTGCCAAAATACAGTCCTTAAATTTTAGACACTTTACTGGCATTAATTAAAtcatgtttaaaacaaaaagatcaTTTTATGAGCATCTTTGTGTGTTACACATTGAGAAATGCTTCTGTTGCGTGTGTGTTCGCTAAATATAAAACGATGATTCAATTTGCTGGTAGCTCTTGTTGTCAGCTACCATTAATAAAAGCAGTCACTAGATGGCAGAATAGACCATACTGTATGTACAAAATCAACCTGATAACCATCATGTCATTGCTCATAGCTGCTGGTTTAAGGCAAACACAAATATCTGACCGTTTTTATGTCATAAAATGATATCAGAATCACAAGAAGATACCAGaataagtgtttttatttttgcattagaTTTACAGCGATTGTCAACATCTTTACAGtacaaaaaagtgtaatttaggtgaaaattaaattaaactgacAGGGACTGAGACATCAAGTGCAGTTATTTAGTGACTCTGGACAGTTGtattacaaaaaaaagtgcCTTGAAGGAAATACTGTACAATCATGTTTCAAATGGCTTTCCAACACTGCTGTGGGGTTGATAGTTTTATTTACAAGAGCTAGGAAATTtcaaatcttaaaataaacattttgtttaaaattgaattatttgtaaaaagaaaaaagaatacaTTGTTGTACTATTTATGCCAAGCTGCCtctgcttcaaagaaaaggCATTAGGTGTGCACTAACAGCTGCtctgttaaaaatataaactaatatataggctttgtttttcagaatTAGTGCAAGATATAAGAGCAAATGAGACATGTATGTGCATAGCCAGTGGGTAGCAGGCGATGGTTAGACTGCtgtaaacagaaacagacaattTCTGAATAAACACAGGATCGAGTTGCCATGTAACCATCACAGTTTCAACAAGGCAGTCACAAAAGGTCATGTTATTTGCACCTCGTACGATAGATGAAACTACAATGTCTCTCAGTACGTTTCCGTTCTTCTTTTCAGTCAGAAAACGTATCTAGTTCATATATTTCAGCTGTATATTGAGGCCTAGTGTCCAGGCTGGGGGTCGTGCCCTGTGTCGCCTCCAGCTGTCGAGGAGGTGGAGATGCTGTTGTGTTGGATGGCTTGCAGATGAGCCCCAGGACGTACAGGGGGGGACTTCCTCTTGGGCTCACCCCTGCAGCTGGACACAGAGACAGCTGTCAAAGTCACTGATAATTTGTGGACTGTCCGCTCTCAGTGGGTGGGCTTGCGAGCGTGTACGCTTCgacttgcatttaaaaaaaaaaaccattacAGTTGagattaaatgaaaatatctcTTTTATTTTAACAAGTGAATACTGTACATACAGGTAAAAAGGCAACAATAGAAATATATGAATGACACATGCCAATATTGCATCCGTTTTTGTTCTCTGAAGCTCTTGAAACATAATATCTATTTTCCTTTAAGCCACAGggtgcaggtttttttttagatttattttttttacaaaaaatattgttcattACAGGTCAGTTTTAGTTACTGTTGTACATTAACTTAAGCCTGTCTGGAGTGCAAGATGGGCATGGTCTGCATTTTGTTCCCTGCTTGCTTCATGCAAGGCACCATAGCTAATGCTAGTGGCATTGCATTCCAGGGTGTTTCAAATACCATCAAGGTCTGGTTCATTAAAATCACATGACAACAGATGGGATAAGATACTCCTCTTTAAACTGGAGAGCTAAGAGTGCAGTGCTTCCCCCTGATTGGCTCTCCTTAGGAATCAAAGTGCATTGCTAACATTTGAAGACTGTAGGGTCACAAGCAGAGTTTTTACTCGTAAGTGCTGTTTAGTTGAGCTCTGAAAGATTTTAAGGTCCCTTTTAGTGTAGAAGAGTGCTTCATCATAGCAAGAAACGTGTAACCACTGGGTATTCCCTTATGTGCACATATAAGGTATAATGTGTCTGACTTGTACCCTCACTGGGTAGATGGAGATGATGGTTATCAGGCATCTGGAAAAGCTGGTGAGTTTTCTAGACAGGGGTGCAGGGTGGGGGGTTTTACTCACTGGGGTACCCCTGTGCCTCTCTCTGCCGAGCAGTGACAGGACAGTCCTTGTGGGTGAGCAGAATCTGCTTCAGTTGACCCACCTCTGACCTCAATGACGTCACCTCATTCTgcgaacacacagagaaaacgCTAAGCGTCATTGAAGTGTagtttgtgttggtgtgtgcACTTGTTTGTGCGCAGAGTGCATCCCACCTGTAGCTGCAGGTTTGTGTGCGTCAGCTCTTCGGCTTTCTTCTCCAGTGAAGACACCCACACTTTCCTCTTCTGTCGGCAACGCGTTGCTGCAGCCCGGTTGCGTTCAAGAAACTTCTGCCTTCGCTCGTCAGGatcctgctctgctgtcctTCTGCGACGgttgcctcctcctcctccacctcctcctcctccaccaccgcTGCAACTACCGCCCACCTGCACTGCATGCTGAGAGAGGGAGGGCTGCATCTGTTGTGCAACTGGTGacaactgcaaacaaaacaaacacgtaATCTCACTGTGCATGAACGCATGAATATATGCCAAATAATGACTAAATATGAGGGGTTGTACCTGTGCAGGAGCAGAAGGTGCAGGTGGTGAGCCCTGGTGCAAGTGTGAAGGTGGTGACTGGTGAGTCTGAGCGTGCGGTACATTCCCTGACTGGTGAAGCTGGTGGCTGTGGCTGCTTCCCAGGtgctgtggaggaggaggagcatgGCATCGCTGTTGGTAGGCGAGAGGTGGAGCTGGAAGCTGcggatgatgaggatgatgatggtgatgagggTGGTGGTGCTGTAGGGGAGGTGCCTGATGACGCTGTGGCATCATCTCCATCATGTGACCCATTGATGTCACAGGGTTGTTGATGGCGATCATTCCTGGGTGGTGCTGTTGGTAGTGGTGGCCCATCATCTGTTTAGACCTCTGAGTGGAAACAGATCATTAAAAAAAGGTCTGGACTTGTCATCTCTTAATGAAAGATAAACACTGGCGCTTCAGAAACTGATATTTCATTAGAACTTGTATATTTTCACATCGTCTCATCTCGACTGCACATTACTTCCAAGCGGAATATTACATGTAACCAAATTCAGCTCTCAGACAGCTCAAGGTCTGGTGAACCTGTTATTAGTTACATGTCCCATGCATGCTGAGATGTAGTGCCAAGTCCTCAGTGAGCAAGAAGTGTTATTGGAAGCAgttttttgacattattttaccagatattgtatttttatattaagCAAGTGAAATTTAATTGCAAACAGGCAATTTAAGACAGTTCTGTGCAAGTAATTTTAAACTTGATTTAAACCATTGATGAAAATTCCCAACATTACGCACAAAGAAATTCTTCCAAGTTTCCAATAAAAGGGTAATTCGTGTTTTTAAATGAGGACAGTCATACCACAGATCCTGCCAAGCTTTCAAACAGTGATGAAAAGATAATAGCTGAAGTACTGGTCATCAGACTAggtaaatacagaaacaaaaaaatgctcagGAAGATTTTCCTTTTCTATTTAAGGTCATATTGTGCCCATATTGTATTTTAAGCATGATAACACCCTTGACAGGGCCCTGGTGTTACTGAATACCAAGAAGTCACTCAGTCTTATAGAAAGGCCTCCACTTTGGATTTGGCAGCAACTTTACATAGTAGATCTCCAGATTCCTCTATCATTACAAATCTCACCTCAAAGCCTTACAGTTACAGAGCAGTTCAAGTATCTACTCCACGTCTGTCTGAGTGTATTGAATCATTTGACCTGTACAATaagctggagaaaaaaatgactgtaCGTATGGCAGAGTCCCCTCAAAATATTCATATACAATTTGAAGTATATTCTAGAAGTATCTTTATATGAAGCACAAATTTAGTGAATATTACTTGTTCGCATTACTGGGATCTTTCAAAAATACTTTTCACATATATTCAGCTAATCACTATATGAGGATCTGTTTACttgtttttatgtctctgttagtaggtgttgtgtgtttaacACCAGCTGAATTTGTGACAGCATATACGCTCGGAACCAGTGGGCCACGTTGGGTTAAATAAACCTAAGTAGATGCTTCCTTCAGTATCCTACATCCATGAAGCAAAATGTCTGAGAAATTACACTTGTTTTCAGCCAATATCCCCCACTTTGGTCCATCACTACTGTTCCTGCTAACCATCCACAACCGTGAAGACAACTGTTGATGACGGGGATAATGTGTTCCAATAAATGCTGCCGTCTGCAGCTTGATACCTTCACACTTTATCATTCCCGCGTATCATCTGACTAAACAGACTGTACGAGCTAAATTAAACCTCATCTCACCTTTCTCCGACACTCAGCAAAGGAaagcgagagagggagaggtcATGTTTGGAGCATGACATCACCCCTCTCCACCCCCGATCACCCCCCCAGCAATATTGCTATCTGTTCCCTGTTacacaatattttctttaagagaagaagcagatttttttctctctcacactctcTTCACTATTCTGCTACGAAAAGAGGGAGCACATTTAGCGGCTGCCAAAGATGAGGTCATTAAGCTAGCTGTGCCAGCTTTACCAGCCAGCCAGGCTGCCAGTCAAACTCACaagcacaaccacacacactgaacagGACGGGACACGAGTATTTCAGTTCTGTTTACTACATAGAAACACCCTGACACTGAGGCCGGTGATTACATCATGGGTCTCCTTGGCCTGGATGACACACCACGTTGATATTTCTGTCTGAAGGGATCAGTGAATGAAGACATGAAACTGTACATGAAACACTGATCCACTTGTCAAATGTTTACTTTTCCACTTGAGTTGAGTGTGGCGTTACTGTACAGCAGAGGCATGCTAATACACCTTCTGTGGTTCTAAAGAAGCAGACTCCTGTTTCACCCTTTGGAAATGCAAAACACTACAGCTGATGATACTAAATTACAATGACACAAGACTGATGAAGAAGTCTTCTGTGAAGATTTGGTTTTCAGGTTAAGGTTAGAATTAGGTTTAGGTTAGTTTAGGGTTCAGGTTGGTCATTTAGTTGTGCTGATTCAGGTAAGGGACAAAAGGATGCATTATGTCAGTAAGTGGCTTCACAAAGACAAAAGCAcaaatgcgtgtgtgtgtgtgtgtgtgtgtgtgtgtgtgtgtgtgtgtgtgtgtgtgcgcgtgtgtgcgtgtgcgtgtgtgagtgtttgagaGAGTGTAAAAAGAAGAGAAGTTCAGATTTGAACCTACGACCTGAGTGGCTCTGCTATCTGAAACCACTTTTCATCTGCCACTCTATATACAAGCTCTGCTACAAGAAGTCATaacctgtctgtgtgcatgAGAGAGAGTGAGTATATGAGAGGACTGGGGGCGATTTCACAGTTTTCCCTTTGAAGTTGCTTTTGATAGCACGCACATATTTAACAATTCATACTACATGCAcctagaaagaggaaatgtaaaATTTACAAGGGAAGAAATGGAGAGCATATTGACacaaggaaaataaaacaaccaagaaaGTCAAGGAGTGCATGTAGATTGTGACTTCCTGTGGTCCAGacctgtgcgtgtgtgtgtgtgtgtgcgcgtgtgtgttaGGAGTGTTGAGTTACACTTTGTTTCCTGTCTATCCTGATTAGAAAGGAATAATCCAAAGGCAGAAGTTGAGGCAGGGTATATTTCACTGTTATACAACTAATGTGTTACCACAAATAGAATCTTTGCTGAAATATCATACACATTAAACAtcttctgtgtctctttttaaaTAGCTTcctaaaatccatttttatacACGTTTTATGTGATGTCATCTCTTTCATTGGCTTTTACTCTGTGCTATGGCATTTTTGGTGCTTGTATTATTATGCTTGTATCAGCATGTTGTATCTTTTACTATGTTTCATACTATGTCTCCACTTTTTGTTTGTCTGGTTTCTGTTTGGCCTGGCTGGGTCACTGTTCTAATATTGTCTTCCTGAATATCATCTGTTTTGGACTTCGTAGACTCTGCTTTTAAAAGGTGCTACATAAATAAtgagatagatggatagatggatagatggatagatggatagatggatagatagatagatagactttattaatcctgagaaAAATTCAAGGGTAATTGAtaactaataataaataatatcgTTATTATGTACACTATTTATTGTCATCTACCTCCTTTATGATCAAAGATGCACAACTGAAtaattttttataaaatgtcacTCATTGCTTGAAATTGTTCCTTAATTTTTGCCAGCGCAAACTATGTAATATTAGGATGCAGATCTACTAGTAACAGCCTTAATTTGACCTTTAATAATGTCAGCTGTAATTTCAAAGTATAAAAAACAACAGCGTAATAAGATGTTAAAGGAATTGTTTAACATTTTGGTAAAGTTTCTTCCCCCTAGGCAGACAGTACAGTGTACCCAAGTGTTGacttaatcattttaaaaactcaCTGGTGCCTTCTCCTATTAACATGTCAAACTGTAAGGTGTTAGTCTGAGCCATAGGAGCCCTGGAAGGATCCCAAAGATGGTTGTTAGGATGGACAGTCGTGCTATATGTTGTCTCAGTTGTTCAGAGTCATGAAATTTGTCACTTTCTGTTCAGAAATGTGGTTGAATTCCTGCAATATGTTCTAGTCCTTGCAATGCGGTTTAAGACGTGATAAGAATATGTTGTTGTACTGTAATGCGTTGTGTTAAAGTTTTTACTAATGGCACTTGAGTTTGTCCACACATGTACACTAGTATGTGGTTGACTGTCTGTATGCACTCAGCGTGTAAAAGGCATGCTAAAGGCATTGACACTATCCCAATTAAATTAGCCACAGATCACTGAATGTAGTCAACTTTCATTTGAGGTCTTTTCTTGGATGACTGTGGCTTCTTTAAGCTCGAAA from Acanthochromis polyacanthus isolate Apoly-LR-REF ecotype Palm Island chromosome 11, KAUST_Apoly_ChrSc, whole genome shotgun sequence includes the following:
- the LOC110951264 gene encoding LOW QUALITY PROTEIN: cyclic AMP-responsive element-binding protein 5-like (The sequence of the model RefSeq protein was modified relative to this genomic sequence to represent the inferred CDS: inserted 1 base in 1 codon); protein product: MNDKQDRPYVCGAPGCSQRFQLEEHLIIHRHKHEMTLKFPSIKTDTAFTDQTPTPTRFLQNCEEVGLFKEIEEEFLQAQEEENNKQTLSHNGPSCMNQHQLKPQLQLQHPPQPQHSHPQPPLHHPQTHALHHPQTHDPMMAPSCSLAAQQALSSSQSGSVITQAPSTLTHSGPVPGPLSCLLHMRNRHRQPLPASLPGTLPDPAMQGASAQHMAIEKQMSCVMGIPAPVHNPSCSSPQRSKQMMGHHYQQHHPGMIAINNPVTSMGHMMEMMPQRHQAPPLQHHHPHHHHHPHHPQLPAPPLAYQQRCHAPPPPQHLGSSHSHQLHQSGNVPHAQTHQSPPSHLHQGSPPAPSAPAQLSPVAQQMQPSLSQHAVQVGGSCSGGGGGGGGGGGGNRRRRTAEQDPDERRQKFLERNRAAATRCRQKRKVWVSSLEKKAEELTHTNLQLQNEVTSLRSEVGQLKQILLTHKDCPVTARQREAQGYPTAGVSPRGSPXPVRPGAHLQAIQHNSISTSSTAGGDTGHDPQPGH